In Carassius carassius chromosome 5, fCarCar2.1, whole genome shotgun sequence, one genomic interval encodes:
- the LOC132141455 gene encoding zinc finger protein 703, whose amino-acid sequence MSELPPGFAVSSRNQQTLKSRFIINNSSPTGLRPQTDSIASLPYRDPARQEKRLPIRILKMLTAHTSHILHPDYLQPLNSAPVSIELDAKKSPLALLAQTCSQIGKPDPPPSSKLGSLSSSSHGDKDSRSTSSSLKPAEHQNLDDKSSFKPYSKTGSECRKDGTGINSSADKVGFRVPNSSSAAVTCPSLPPHAPSPRVSSPSQQTSGQSHTHRQAQSPVSQKPTHLQTSHMDSKSAGSDPGNDSSSGSDRNGKKDSDHSKSGSLDIAQIANSSHARASTNSSSASSSSSPQPDSKSDAQPPQQSLGTGHIAPVSPFKPGHSVFPLPSSTMGYHGSIVGAYTGYPSQYVPGLDHTKSSLVSAGMGIPGKHPSSSPLTGASPPSFMQGLCRDPYCLTYHNAPHLGGSNCSSCVHDPSSALKTGFPLMYPTHHLHSLHPSSLSSSATSSLSHPLYTYGFMLANETLPHACNWVSVGGPCDKRFATSEELLAHLRTHTALSGVDGKLLSGYPSSVSSAASCHLHLPPPSSPGALPSSLSLRGSPGLGLARYHPYGKAHLPGAPSLPMHSLPATAPYYSPYALYGQRLGPASALGYQ is encoded by the exons ATGAGCGAACTGCCTCCTGGATTTGCAGTCAGTTCACGGAACCAGCAGACCCTTAAAAGTcgttttattattaacaatagtTCGCCCACCGGTTTAAGACCCCAAACCGACTCGATCGCCTCGCTGCCGTACCGTGATCCCGCGCGTCAGGAAAAAAGGTTGCCTATACGGATTCTCAAAATGTTGACCGCTCACACAAGTCACATACTTCACCCAGATTATCTCCAGCCGCTCAACTCCGCGCCAGTGAGCATCGAG CTGGATGCTAAAAAGAGTCCCCTAGCATTGCTGGCCCAGACCTGCTCCCAGATCGGTAAACCAGATCCTCCTCCCTCCTCTAAACTGGGATCCCTTTCCTCCAGCAGCCATGGAGACAAGGACAGCCGCTCCACAAGCTCCAGCCTGAAGCCTGCGGAGCATCAGAACCTAGATGACAAGTCCAGCTTTAAGCCTTACTCTAAAACTGGATCAGAATGCCGGAAGGATGGCACTGGGATCAACAGCTCAGCAGATAAAGTGGGGTTCAGAGTGCCAAATAGCAGTTCTGCAGCTGTGACATGCCCCTCTTTACCTCCTCATGCCCCTTCTCCACGGGTCAGCTCTCCTTCTCAGCAGACATCAGGACAGTCGCACACACACCGGCAGGCTCAGTCTCCCGTATCGCAGAAACCAACGCATCTACAAACCTCCCACATGGACTCCAAATCTGCAGGTTCGGACCCAGGGAATGACAGCAGCAGCGGTAGCGATCGCAATGGGAAAAAAGATTCAGACCACAGTAAATCTGGAAGCCTGGACATTGCACAGATCGCTAACTCCAGTCATGCACGTGCTAGTACGAACTCCAGCAGTGCCAGCTCCTCTAGCAGTCCTCAACCTGACAGTAAGTCTGATGCCCAACCCCCTCAGCAGAGCCTGGGCACTGGCCACATCGCCCCAGTGTCTCCCTTCAAACCGGGCCACTCTGTGTTTCCCCTCCCATCCTCCACCATGGGCTACCACGGTTCCATTGTCGGGGCCTATACTGGCTATCCTTCTCAATATGTGCCTGGGCTGGATCACACTAAATCTAGTTTAGTTAGTGCTGGGATGGGTATTCCAGGAAAGCATCCCAGCTCCAGTCCTCTCACAGGGGCCTCGCCTCCCTCTTTCATGCAGGGTCTGTGCAGGGATCCATACTGCCTCACCTACCACAATGCACCCCATCTCGGGGGCAGCAACTGCTCATCCTGCGTTCATGATCCATCATCTGCCCTAAAGACTGGCTTCCCTCTTATGTATCCCACCCATCACCTCCACTCCCTCCACCCCAGTTCTCTGTCCTCTAGTGCCACCTCATCTCTATCCCATCCTCTGTATACTTACGGTTTCATGCTGGCCAATGAAACGCTCCCTCACGCCTGTAACTGGGTCTCAGTGGGTGGCCCGTGTGACAAACGCTTCGCCACCTCAGAGGAACTCTTGGCCCATTTGCGTACGCACACAGCTCTGTCAGGTGTGGATGGGAAGCTGCTCTCTGGCTACCCTTCATCCGTCTCCTCTGCCGCTTCCTGCCACCTCCACTTGCCTCCTCCCAGCAGCCCAGGAGCCCTCCCCAGTTCCCTCTCTTTGCGTGGATCACCAGGGCTAGGTTTGGCACGGTATCACCCCTACGGAAAGGCACACTTGCCAGGAGCTCCATCCCTTCCTATGCACTCTCTCCCAGCCACAGCGCCCTACTATTCTCCCTATGCTCTATACGGCCAGAGACTAGGCCCTGCTTCAGCTCTTGGGTACCAGTGA